In a genomic window of Micromonospora cremea:
- a CDS encoding PIG-L family deacetylase codes for MAERSLTLMAVHAHPDDEATSTGGVLARYAAEGITTVLVTCTDGRCGDGPGGVKPGDPAHDPAAVVALRQAELEVSCAALKVTHLETLGYADSGMMGWATNDLPGAFWTTPVDEAADRLAELIRQYRPDVVVTYDENGFYGHPDHIQAHRITMAAVAKTDVPAKVYWTTVPRTAFAEFGRVMQELGVEWAEPDASSGAPEPELGLPDDEITTWVDTRSYGEQKFDALAAHASQSETIFFLQLGRERFTELMGMETYVRVRDTTGAPVPEDDLFAGLR; via the coding sequence ATGGCTGAGCGATCTCTGACCTTGATGGCGGTGCACGCGCACCCCGACGACGAGGCGACGAGCACCGGTGGTGTCCTTGCGCGCTACGCGGCGGAGGGGATCACGACCGTGCTCGTGACCTGCACCGACGGGCGATGTGGCGACGGCCCCGGCGGCGTCAAGCCCGGCGACCCGGCGCACGACCCGGCTGCGGTCGTGGCGCTGCGCCAGGCCGAGTTGGAGGTCAGCTGCGCGGCGTTGAAGGTGACCCACCTGGAGACGCTCGGCTATGCCGATTCCGGGATGATGGGCTGGGCGACGAACGACCTGCCCGGCGCGTTCTGGACCACGCCGGTCGACGAGGCCGCGGACCGGCTGGCGGAGTTGATCCGCCAGTACCGGCCGGACGTCGTCGTCACCTACGACGAGAACGGCTTCTACGGCCACCCGGACCACATCCAGGCCCACCGCATCACCATGGCCGCTGTCGCGAAGACGGACGTCCCCGCGAAGGTGTACTGGACCACGGTGCCTCGTACGGCTTTCGCGGAGTTCGGCCGGGTCATGCAGGAGCTCGGCGTCGAGTGGGCCGAGCCGGACGCGTCGTCGGGCGCACCGGAGCCGGAGCTCGGCCTGCCCGACGACGAGATCACCACCTGGGTGGACACCAGGAGCTACGGCGAGCAGAAGTTCGACGCGTTGGCCGCGCATGCCAGTCAGAGCGAGACCATCTTCTTCCTGCAACTGGGCAGGGAGCGGTTCACCGAGCTGATGGGCATGGAGACCTACGTCCGGGTCCGTGACACGACCGGCGCACCGGTACCCGAGGACGACCTCTTCGCCGGACTGCGCTGA
- a CDS encoding LLM class flavin-dependent oxidoreductase, producing MPDYGHDLLFGTFLAPSVHDPDRVVALAELTEATGLDLATFQDHPYNAEYLDTWTLLSWVAARTERLRISGNVLSLPLRPPAVLARAAASLDRLSHGRFELGLGAGAFWDGVEGMGARRLTAGQGVDALREAMDVLRGVWDDSAAGPLQREGKYYPIPGMRRGPAPEHDIKIWLGAYQPRMLALTGQKADGWLPTQEYLRSPDRATANRLIDEAAVAAGRDPRQIRRLLNVFTVDVSSRSRGFLQGPAEQWVDQLLPLVLDEGFSTFLIGRDDPRLIQVFGQEIAPALREAVAKARSGSATTTGRVRSSVALAKRQPGVDYDALPASLATRAVEPGDPEYERVRHSHSWQGSPALVIRPRDAAEVIDAVTYARTQQLPLAVRSGGHGISGRSTNDGGVVIDMSTMDKVEVLDRSTRRIRLEPGARWGHVAQALAPYGLAMSSGDYGDVGVGGLATAAGVGYLVRKYGLTIDHIVAAEIVTADGSLLRVDAHHHPDLFWAIRGAGGNFGVVTALELEAYEVDKVVFARLVVDASDTADLLGRWGRLVEDAPRELTSFLSLFPARRGDPPMAQVTLVYAGDDIEAAQSALSPFLEIGPILDQQAQLAPYPALVAPPGNQHRGQGLSDSHSGLLHHITPQAAEVMATMIRSGDVMVMQFRSVGGAVNDIAGEATAYAHRDQNFSVLAATVPDRRLRLDKLWADLYEHLDGMYLSFESDTSPERLLDAFPEPTLSRLRAVKAAYDPDNVFNRNFPIPPALAEQAGEGTDDGA from the coding sequence ATGCCCGATTACGGACATGACCTCCTGTTCGGGACGTTCCTTGCGCCAAGCGTGCACGACCCGGACCGGGTTGTGGCGTTGGCTGAGCTGACCGAGGCGACGGGGCTGGACCTCGCCACCTTTCAGGACCATCCCTACAACGCCGAGTACCTCGACACCTGGACTCTGCTGAGCTGGGTGGCCGCCCGTACCGAGCGGCTACGGATCTCGGGGAACGTCCTGAGCCTGCCGCTGCGCCCGCCGGCCGTCCTGGCCCGGGCCGCGGCGAGCCTGGACCGGCTGTCGCACGGCCGGTTCGAACTCGGCCTTGGCGCCGGCGCCTTCTGGGACGGGGTCGAGGGGATGGGCGCGCGTCGGCTGACCGCCGGGCAGGGCGTCGACGCGCTGCGCGAGGCGATGGACGTCCTGCGCGGCGTCTGGGACGACAGCGCCGCCGGGCCGCTCCAGCGCGAGGGAAAGTACTACCCGATTCCGGGCATGCGGCGCGGCCCGGCACCGGAACACGACATCAAAATCTGGCTCGGCGCCTACCAGCCTCGGATGCTGGCGTTGACCGGTCAGAAGGCCGACGGATGGTTGCCGACGCAGGAGTACCTCCGGTCGCCGGACCGGGCCACCGCCAACCGACTCATCGACGAGGCGGCGGTGGCGGCCGGACGCGACCCGCGACAGATCCGCCGGCTGCTCAACGTGTTCACGGTCGACGTGTCGTCGCGTAGTCGCGGCTTCCTCCAGGGGCCGGCCGAGCAGTGGGTCGACCAGCTCCTCCCGCTGGTCCTCGACGAGGGGTTCAGCACCTTCCTCATCGGCCGCGACGATCCACGCCTCATCCAGGTCTTCGGGCAGGAGATCGCCCCCGCGCTGCGGGAGGCCGTTGCCAAGGCGCGCTCGGGAAGCGCGACCACGACCGGCCGGGTCCGGTCGAGCGTCGCCCTGGCCAAGCGCCAGCCCGGCGTCGACTACGACGCCCTGCCCGCGTCGCTGGCCACCAGGGCCGTCGAGCCCGGCGACCCGGAGTACGAGCGGGTGCGCCACAGCCACAGCTGGCAGGGCTCACCGGCCCTGGTGATCCGCCCCCGGGACGCCGCCGAGGTGATCGACGCCGTGACCTACGCGCGGACGCAGCAGCTTCCGCTCGCCGTACGCAGCGGTGGGCACGGCATCAGCGGCCGGTCGACGAACGACGGTGGGGTCGTCATCGACATGTCCACGATGGACAAGGTCGAGGTGCTCGACCGGTCCACCCGCCGGATCCGCCTCGAGCCGGGAGCCCGCTGGGGACACGTCGCCCAGGCGCTCGCCCCGTACGGGCTGGCGATGAGCTCGGGGGACTACGGCGACGTGGGCGTCGGTGGCCTCGCCACCGCCGCCGGCGTCGGATACCTGGTGCGCAAGTACGGCCTGACCATCGACCACATCGTCGCCGCCGAGATCGTCACCGCGGACGGCAGCCTGCTGCGGGTGGACGCACATCATCACCCCGACCTGTTCTGGGCTATCCGCGGTGCGGGCGGCAACTTCGGGGTCGTCACCGCCCTCGAACTGGAGGCGTACGAGGTCGACAAGGTCGTGTTCGCCCGGCTCGTGGTCGACGCGAGCGACACCGCCGACCTGCTAGGTCGTTGGGGGCGGCTCGTCGAGGACGCGCCGCGGGAGTTGACCAGCTTCCTCTCGCTGTTCCCCGCACGCCGAGGCGACCCACCGATGGCCCAGGTCACCCTGGTGTACGCCGGAGACGACATCGAAGCGGCGCAGTCCGCCCTGAGCCCGTTCCTGGAGATCGGGCCCATCCTCGATCAGCAGGCCCAGCTCGCGCCGTATCCGGCGCTCGTCGCGCCGCCCGGCAACCAGCATCGGGGCCAGGGACTGTCGGACAGCCACAGCGGCCTGCTGCACCACATCACGCCGCAGGCCGCGGAGGTCATGGCGACGATGATCCGCTCCGGTGACGTGATGGTCATGCAGTTCCGTTCCGTCGGGGGAGCGGTCAACGACATCGCCGGCGAAGCCACCGCGTACGCGCACCGGGATCAGAACTTCTCCGTGCTCGCCGCCACCGTCCCGGACCGCAGGCTCCGGCTCGACAAGCTCTGGGCCGATCTGTACGAGCACCTCGACGGCATGTACCTCAGCTTCGAATCCGACACCAGCCCGGAGCGGCTCCTGGACGCCTTCCCCGAGCCCACCCTCAGTCGGCTGCGCGCCGTCAAGGCGGCGTACGACCCGGACAACGTCTTCAACCGCAACTTCCCCATCCCGCCGGCGCTTGCCGAGCAGGCCGGAGAGGGGACCGACGATGGCGCCTGA
- a CDS encoding sensor histidine kinase, translated as MRARLALLVAAVSVLTLIAFLVPLALLVRTVAEDRATVRATADAQSLVPVVGTADATTIRLTVEQLAAESGRPVSVFLPDGTVLGAQAPRTPAVALAARGQSLTGESAAGREVVIAVQGGADGTGVIRIVVPRDELTAGVTRAWLVLALLGVVLVVIGLVVADRLARTLVRPISDLSAVSNRLANAELDARVVPAGPAELREVAGALNHLAGRIQVLLLQEREQVADLSHRLRTPLTALRLEAESLRDPDDAARITAAADGLERAVTGLIRQARWRRSPATETAASDAATIVGDRVAFWSVLAEDTGRTVTLDLAPGPLPVGVPADDLAAAVDALLGNVFAHTPDGTPFAVRLARDEGQVLLTITDEGPGMPAGAVRRGASPAGSTGLGLDIARRAAQAGGGRLELVAGPGGGAQVLLRLGPPSPERPAVDGGPRSAGNGLTRP; from the coding sequence GTGAGGGCGCGGCTCGCGCTGCTGGTCGCCGCGGTCAGCGTCCTCACCCTGATCGCGTTCCTCGTGCCACTCGCGTTGCTGGTCCGCACCGTCGCCGAGGACCGGGCCACGGTCCGGGCCACCGCCGACGCGCAGAGCCTGGTGCCGGTGGTCGGCACCGCCGACGCGACGACCATCCGGCTCACCGTCGAGCAACTCGCCGCGGAGTCCGGTCGACCGGTGAGCGTCTTCCTGCCGGACGGCACGGTGCTCGGCGCCCAGGCACCCCGTACGCCCGCGGTGGCCCTGGCGGCACGCGGGCAGAGCCTCACCGGGGAGTCGGCGGCCGGCCGGGAGGTGGTCATCGCGGTGCAGGGCGGCGCGGACGGCACCGGTGTGATCCGGATCGTGGTCCCCCGGGACGAGCTGACCGCCGGGGTGACCCGGGCCTGGCTGGTGCTGGCCCTGCTCGGAGTGGTGCTGGTGGTGATCGGGCTGGTGGTCGCGGACCGGCTGGCGCGCACCCTGGTCCGGCCGATCAGCGACCTCTCCGCGGTCTCCAACCGGCTGGCGAACGCCGAGCTGGACGCCCGGGTCGTGCCGGCCGGCCCGGCGGAGCTGCGGGAGGTGGCCGGCGCGCTCAACCACCTGGCCGGCCGGATCCAGGTGCTCCTGCTCCAAGAGCGGGAGCAGGTCGCCGACCTGTCACACCGGCTGCGTACGCCGTTGACGGCGCTGCGGCTGGAGGCGGAGTCGCTGCGCGACCCGGACGACGCAGCCCGGATCACCGCTGCCGCTGACGGGCTCGAACGGGCGGTCACCGGGCTGATCCGGCAGGCCCGCTGGCGCCGGTCACCGGCGACGGAAACGGCTGCCTCGGACGCCGCGACGATCGTCGGTGACCGGGTCGCGTTCTGGTCGGTGCTGGCCGAGGACACCGGCCGGACCGTCACCCTCGACCTGGCACCCGGCCCGCTTCCCGTCGGTGTGCCCGCCGACGACCTGGCGGCGGCCGTGGACGCCCTGCTGGGCAACGTTTTCGCGCACACCCCCGACGGCACGCCCTTCGCCGTCCGGCTCGCCCGGGACGAGGGCCAGGTGCTGCTCACCATCACCGACGAGGGCCCGGGGATGCCGGCCGGGGCGGTCCGGCGGGGTGCCAGCCCGGCCGGGTCGACCGGCCTCGGGCTGGACATCGCCCGGCGCGCCGCGCAGGCCGGCGGCGGTCGGCTGGAGCTGGTCGCCGGTCCGGGAGGCGGGGCACAGGTGCTGCTCCGGCTCGGGCCGCCGTCGCCGGAGCGACCGGCGGTGGACGGCGGGCCCAGGTCCGCCGGGAACGGCTTAACCCGGCCTTAG
- the prfH gene encoding peptide chain release factor H: MSVHLLLSAGRGPQECAWALAHLLRRLEGEATRQGLTVRRVRAVPGDRPGTYRSVLIQVSGAAAEAFTSSWTGTLCWQAPSPYRASAGRKNWYVIAQQPQLDTPPTAFAEADVDILACRTGGPGGQHRNKASTAVRATHRPSGIVVVVDDERQFSLNRRIALRLLRQRIERGDEAARRAVTTARWRVHDELVRGNPTRVEGPEPSGHDTPGQRSRQR, translated from the coding sequence GTGAGCGTCCACCTGTTGTTGTCGGCCGGGCGTGGCCCGCAGGAGTGTGCCTGGGCGCTGGCCCACCTGCTGCGCCGCTTGGAGGGCGAGGCCACCCGGCAGGGCCTGACGGTCCGGAGGGTCCGGGCCGTACCCGGCGACCGGCCGGGCACCTACCGATCGGTCCTGATCCAGGTCTCCGGAGCCGCAGCCGAGGCGTTCACCTCCTCGTGGACCGGAACCCTGTGCTGGCAGGCGCCCAGTCCCTACCGGGCGAGCGCCGGCCGAAAGAACTGGTACGTGATCGCGCAACAGCCCCAGCTCGACACCCCGCCCACGGCGTTCGCGGAGGCGGATGTCGACATCCTCGCCTGCCGTACCGGCGGGCCCGGAGGGCAGCACCGAAACAAGGCGAGCACGGCGGTACGGGCGACGCACCGCCCCTCGGGCATCGTGGTCGTGGTGGACGACGAGCGGCAGTTCAGCCTCAACCGGCGCATCGCCCTGCGCCTGCTGCGGCAGCGCATCGAGCGCGGCGACGAGGCGGCCCGTCGCGCCGTCACCACCGCCCGCTGGCGCGTCCACGACGAGCTCGTACGCGGCAACCCCACCCGCGTCGAAGGCCCGGAGCCATCGGGACACGACACCCCCGGACAGCGCTCGCGGCAACGATGA
- a CDS encoding DUF5872 domain-containing protein, with protein MARYTKPELREQIKEEIKASDKGGRPGQWSARKSQLVTQEYKRRGGGFLGPKDERQKSLQRWGAEDWQTKEGDTRARHGDTTSRYLPKKAWEELSEEEKRATDTKKRRASRTGRQFVANTRPASRARRDATTAGRMSEMSVAEAAKLVRGLDTRQLRAALRSERGGKARKTLIQRLEAELSRR; from the coding sequence ATGGCGCGGTACACGAAGCCCGAACTCAGAGAGCAGATCAAGGAAGAGATCAAGGCTTCCGACAAGGGCGGCAGACCGGGGCAGTGGTCGGCACGGAAGTCACAACTGGTCACTCAGGAGTACAAGCGGCGCGGCGGGGGATTCCTGGGCCCCAAGGACGAGCGGCAGAAGTCCCTGCAACGGTGGGGCGCGGAGGACTGGCAGACCAAAGAGGGTGACACCCGGGCCCGGCACGGCGACACAACCAGTCGCTACCTGCCGAAGAAGGCCTGGGAGGAGCTGTCGGAGGAAGAGAAGCGCGCCACCGACACCAAGAAGCGGAGGGCGTCGCGAACCGGCAGGCAGTTCGTGGCCAACACGAGGCCGGCCAGTCGAGCCCGCCGGGACGCCACGACGGCCGGACGGATGTCGGAGATGTCGGTCGCCGAAGCGGCCAAGCTGGTCCGGGGCCTCGACACGCGCCAGCTCAGGGCCGCCCTGCGGAGCGAGCGCGGCGGAAAGGCCCGCAAGACGCTCATCCAGCGACTCGAGGCGGAGCTCAGCCGCCGCTGA
- a CDS encoding MarR family winged helix-turn-helix transcriptional regulator — protein MSDIDPCELPADRQRGSNFGWSLGMVLRRWHEYVEEALKDLPHGSRGYHILAVVVHEEVPTQAALASRLVIDRSVLTYVIDDLENAGLIERQLDPRDRRARRIVATERGRLALADAEKRVAHAEDHVLAGLPEEQRATFRDFADRAAEAIQAAAPGTDPCAAVSSVISPTDQPPR, from the coding sequence ATGTCCGACATCGACCCGTGCGAGCTGCCAGCTGACCGCCAGCGCGGTTCGAACTTCGGGTGGTCTCTGGGCATGGTGCTGCGTCGCTGGCACGAGTACGTCGAGGAGGCGCTGAAGGACCTGCCCCACGGCAGCCGCGGCTACCACATCCTGGCCGTGGTCGTCCACGAAGAGGTGCCGACACAGGCGGCCCTGGCCTCCCGGCTCGTGATCGACCGCAGTGTCCTGACGTACGTGATCGACGACCTGGAGAACGCCGGCCTCATCGAGCGACAACTGGACCCGCGCGACCGCCGTGCCCGCAGGATCGTGGCCACCGAGCGCGGGAGGCTGGCACTCGCCGACGCCGAGAAGCGGGTCGCGCACGCCGAGGACCACGTGCTGGCCGGGCTGCCCGAGGAGCAGCGTGCCACCTTCCGCGACTTCGCCGACCGCGCCGCCGAGGCGATCCAGGCCGCCGCACCCGGCACCGACCCCTGCGCCGCGGTGAGCAGCGTCATCAGCCCGACGGATCAGCCCCCGCGCTGA
- a CDS encoding alpha/beta fold hydrolase yields the protein MAVLDDVRQIDAGVLNIGYVDAGPADGAAVILLHGWPYDIHSFVDVVPLLTDAGCRVIVPYVRGYGTTRFQSDESIRNGQPSAMAVDVVELMGALDIDTAKLAGFDWGARTADIVAALWPERCRGLVSVSGYLIDSQESGRHPLPPKAEIAWWYQFYFATDRGREGYDKNRYDFARLIWRTASPQWAFDDATFGRSAAALDNPDHVDIVIHNYRWRLGLAAGEPQYAELEARLAEKPKIRVPAITLEGDANGAPHLEPSVYGKQFAGRYEHRTIGGGVGHNLPQEAPRAFADAVLQV from the coding sequence ATGGCTGTGTTGGACGACGTGCGACAGATCGACGCCGGTGTCCTGAACATCGGATACGTCGATGCCGGTCCGGCGGACGGCGCCGCCGTGATTCTCCTGCACGGCTGGCCGTACGACATCCACAGCTTCGTCGACGTCGTGCCCCTGCTGACTGACGCCGGCTGCCGGGTCATCGTGCCGTACGTCCGCGGCTACGGCACGACCCGATTCCAGTCCGATGAGTCCATCCGCAACGGCCAGCCGTCGGCCATGGCCGTCGACGTGGTCGAGCTGATGGGCGCCCTCGACATCGATACCGCGAAGCTGGCCGGGTTCGACTGGGGTGCGCGTACGGCCGACATCGTGGCCGCGCTGTGGCCCGAGCGCTGTCGCGGTCTGGTGTCGGTGAGCGGCTACCTGATCGACAGCCAGGAGTCGGGGAGACATCCGTTGCCCCCGAAGGCCGAAATCGCCTGGTGGTACCAGTTCTACTTCGCCACCGACCGCGGCCGGGAAGGGTACGACAAGAACCGGTACGACTTCGCCAGGCTGATCTGGCGCACGGCCTCCCCGCAGTGGGCGTTCGACGACGCGACGTTCGGCCGCAGCGCGGCCGCGTTGGACAACCCCGATCACGTCGACATCGTGATCCACAACTACCGGTGGCGGCTCGGCCTCGCCGCGGGCGAGCCACAGTACGCCGAGTTGGAGGCGCGACTGGCGGAGAAGCCGAAGATCAGGGTGCCCGCCATCACCCTCGAAGGCGATGCCAATGGCGCGCCGCACCTGGAGCCGAGCGTCTACGGCAAGCAGTTCGCCGGGCGGTACGAACACCGGACCATCGGCGGGGGTGTCGGGCACAACCTGCCGCAGGAGGCCCCTCGGGCGTTCGCCGACGCGGTGTTGCAGGTCTGA
- the trxA gene encoding thioredoxin produces the protein MPQETAVGSLVTVTDDTFADLVLASDRPVVVDFWAEWCPPCKAIEKSLAELAGEFGDRTVVAKLNSDENPAATRRYGVMSLPTLLVFRRGEVVGSTVGSRPKTHLRQILTTQADL, from the coding sequence ATGCCCCAGGAAACGGCAGTTGGCTCGCTAGTCACCGTCACCGACGACACGTTCGCCGATTTGGTGCTGGCCAGCGACCGGCCCGTGGTGGTCGACTTCTGGGCGGAGTGGTGCCCGCCCTGCAAGGCGATCGAGAAGAGCCTCGCCGAGCTGGCCGGCGAGTTCGGCGACCGGACGGTCGTGGCCAAGCTCAACTCCGACGAGAACCCGGCGGCCACCCGGCGCTACGGCGTCATGTCTCTGCCGACGCTGCTGGTGTTCCGCCGGGGCGAGGTCGTCGGCTCGACCGTGGGCTCCAGGCCCAAGACCCACCTCCGGCAGATCCTGACCACACAGGCCGACCTGTAA
- a CDS encoding PepSY domain-containing protein yields MMKRSSLLLASVGGAAVLAVAGVAVGVSAAGDSRATGTALAAAVDPTATDAPDDSATSSAPGTSGTPSSGAPPSGTPSSSSPSSGGPSGAVDQQRAGEIALARAGGGQIVEVEAEQEHGRPVWSVEIVAGDTEHEVDVDRDNGTVLKAEQEPVDDDDRDDDGDDRDDDDDDDDDDDDDDDKSGDDD; encoded by the coding sequence ATGATGAAGCGCAGCTCTCTGCTCCTGGCGTCGGTCGGCGGAGCGGCGGTGCTGGCCGTGGCCGGAGTCGCCGTCGGCGTCAGCGCCGCCGGCGACTCGCGGGCCACCGGCACGGCACTCGCCGCCGCCGTCGACCCGACGGCCACGGACGCGCCGGACGACAGCGCCACCAGCTCCGCGCCGGGGACCAGCGGCACGCCGTCGAGCGGCGCGCCCCCCAGCGGTACGCCGTCGAGTAGCAGCCCGTCGAGCGGCGGCCCCAGCGGAGCCGTCGACCAGCAGCGGGCCGGCGAGATCGCGCTCGCCAGGGCCGGCGGCGGTCAGATCGTCGAGGTCGAGGCCGAGCAGGAGCACGGCCGACCGGTCTGGAGCGTCGAGATCGTCGCGGGCGACACCGAGCACGAGGTCGACGTCGACCGGGACAACGGCACGGTGCTCAAGGCCGAGCAGGAGCCGGTCGACGACGACGACCGGGACGACGACGGCGACGACCGGGACGACGATGACGACGATGACGACGATGACGACGATGACGACGACAAGTCCGGCGACGACGACTGA
- a CDS encoding chitosanase: MLRKRSAAYVVGALLVGTAALGYGLPSASAAAAGPITGLGGKCVDVAGASPANGTPVQLYDCNGSAAQTWTVGNADGSIRALGKCLDVTAASTADGAKVQLYDCNSTGAQKWTASNGALVNGGSGKCLDVTDRSTANGTRLQIWSCSGGTNQRWTLPGGGTPPPTTPTVRNLDDPAKKDVAMQLVSAAENSSLDWRAQFSYIEDIGDGRGYTAGIIGFCSGTGDMLELVEAYTRTKPGNVLASYLPALRAVNGTDSHAGLDPSFPRDWRAAATDPVFRAAQEAERDRVYFNPSVRDGKTDQVRALGQFAYYDAAVMHGYEGIRAIRNRALARAKPPAQGGDERTWLNAFLDERVIEMKKEAAHSDTSRVDTAQRVFLNNGNVDLNTPLVFAVYGEQFRIG; the protein is encoded by the coding sequence ATGCTTCGCAAGAGGTCAGCCGCGTACGTCGTGGGCGCGCTGCTGGTTGGCACCGCGGCCCTCGGGTACGGCCTGCCGTCGGCCAGCGCGGCGGCCGCCGGCCCGATCACCGGCCTCGGCGGCAAGTGCGTCGACGTGGCCGGGGCCAGCCCGGCCAACGGCACGCCCGTCCAGCTCTACGACTGCAACGGCAGCGCGGCCCAGACGTGGACGGTCGGCAACGCCGACGGCTCGATCCGGGCACTCGGCAAGTGCCTGGACGTCACCGCCGCGTCGACCGCTGACGGTGCCAAGGTGCAGCTGTACGACTGCAACAGCACCGGCGCTCAGAAGTGGACGGCCAGCAACGGCGCACTGGTCAACGGCGGCTCGGGCAAGTGCCTCGACGTCACGGACCGAAGCACGGCCAACGGCACCCGGTTGCAGATTTGGAGCTGCTCGGGCGGCACCAACCAGCGGTGGACCCTGCCCGGCGGTGGGACCCCGCCCCCCACCACCCCGACGGTGCGCAACCTCGACGACCCGGCGAAGAAGGACGTCGCCATGCAGCTCGTGTCGGCGGCGGAGAACTCCTCGCTCGACTGGCGCGCGCAGTTCTCCTACATCGAGGACATCGGCGACGGGCGGGGCTACACCGCCGGCATCATCGGGTTCTGTTCCGGCACCGGCGACATGCTCGAACTTGTCGAGGCGTACACGCGCACCAAGCCAGGCAACGTGCTGGCGTCGTACCTACCGGCGCTGCGTGCCGTCAACGGCACCGACTCGCACGCCGGTCTCGACCCCAGCTTCCCCCGCGACTGGCGGGCCGCGGCCACCGACCCGGTCTTCCGGGCCGCGCAGGAGGCCGAGCGGGACCGGGTGTACTTCAACCCTTCGGTACGCGACGGCAAGACCGACCAGGTCCGGGCGCTCGGCCAGTTCGCGTACTACGACGCGGCGGTGATGCACGGGTACGAGGGCATCCGGGCGATCCGCAACCGTGCCCTCGCCCGGGCGAAGCCCCCGGCGCAGGGCGGCGACGAGCGGACCTGGCTCAACGCCTTCCTCGACGAGCGGGTCATCGAGATGAAGAAGGAGGCGGCCCACTCGGACACGTCCCGCGTCGACACGGCCCAGCGGGTGTTCCTCAACAACGGCAACGTCGACCTGAACACGCCGCTGGTGTTCGCCGTCTACGGGGAGCAGTTCCGCATCGGCTAG
- a CDS encoding MerR family transcriptional regulator — MLIGELAERAGTSTRALRYYEAHGLVRAQRSANGYRVYEEAELRVVREIRALLDVGFGLDDVRPFVACLRAGNTSGDVCPDSVLVLRRKLAEVDAYIDRLGAVRQQLHAQLTHAIAHREETCPRKRQLAR; from the coding sequence ATGCTGATCGGTGAGTTGGCTGAGCGGGCCGGCACGAGCACGCGTGCCCTGCGCTACTACGAGGCGCACGGGCTGGTCCGCGCCCAACGCTCGGCCAACGGCTACCGCGTCTACGAGGAGGCGGAGCTCCGGGTCGTACGGGAGATCCGGGCACTGCTCGACGTCGGCTTCGGCCTCGATGACGTCCGCCCGTTCGTCGCCTGCCTCCGGGCGGGCAACACGTCCGGCGATGTCTGCCCGGACTCGGTGCTGGTGCTGCGACGCAAGCTCGCCGAGGTCGACGCCTACATCGACCGGCTCGGCGCCGTTCGCCAGCAACTCCACGCCCAGCTCACCCACGCCATCGCGCACCGGGAGGAAACATGCCCCAGGAAACGGCAGTTGGCTCGCTAG
- a CDS encoding nuclear transport factor 2 family protein → MTTTDTPAAIRAFIDATNTGDSEAFAAAFTDDAYLNDWGREYRGRDGVRDWDRTDNIGKQSHFEVVAIEPGSDPDSYVVTLTVTGNGYNGTGPMTFHLRDNLIASLRIS, encoded by the coding sequence ATGACCACCACGGACACCCCAGCCGCCATCCGCGCCTTCATCGACGCGACCAACACTGGCGACTCGGAGGCCTTCGCCGCCGCCTTCACCGACGACGCCTACCTCAACGACTGGGGCCGCGAGTATCGGGGCCGCGACGGCGTACGCGACTGGGACCGCACCGACAACATCGGCAAGCAATCGCACTTCGAGGTCGTCGCGATCGAGCCCGGCTCCGATCCCGACAGCTACGTCGTCACCCTCACGGTGACCGGCAACGGCTACAACGGCACCGGCCCGATGACCTTCCACCTGCGCGACAACCTCATCGCGAGCCTGCGGATCAGCTGA